A region from the Oncorhynchus tshawytscha isolate Ot180627B linkage group LG26, Otsh_v2.0, whole genome shotgun sequence genome encodes:
- the LOC112224985 gene encoding uncharacterized mitochondrial protein AtMg00860-like, producing MTQQFHIPQIFFLGYIVSQGCVRMVSQKVEVVINWPRHSTVKQVQCFGGFADFYRRFVRDFSSVAAPLTALTKGSAGHVSWNSAAERAFQELKLWFSSAPILVHADPSLPFGVEVDASDFGMDAVLSLR from the coding sequence ATGACCCAGCAGTTCCACATTCCTCAGATCTTCTTCCTGGGGTACATTGTGTCTCAAGGCTGTGTACGGATGGTCTCCCAAAAGGTAGAAGTGGTGATCAACTGGCCGCGGCACAGCACTGTCAAGCAAGTCCAGTGTTTTGGGGGTTTTGCTGACTTCTACCGGAGATTTGTGAGAGACTTTAGTTCTGTGGCTGCACCATTGACAGCGCTCACCAAGGGCTCGGCTGGGCATGTAAGCTGGAACTCTGCTGCTGAGAGGGCATTCCAGGAACTGAAATTATGGTTTTCTTCTGCACCCATTCTAGTTCATGCggatccttctcttcccttcgggGTAGAGGTAGATGCCTCTGACTTTGGCATGGATGCGGTTCTGTCTCTGCGCTAA